A part of Micromonospora chersina genomic DNA contains:
- a CDS encoding DEAD/DEAH box helicase, whose translation MSSAPTPTDPATPAEDEAAAFADLGLRTELLNALAALGYEEPTPIQREAIPPLLAGRDLLGQAATGTGKTAAFALPLLQRMPDDRPGGDPVSLVLVPTRELAVQVSEAFHRYGKDLGARVLPIYGGQPIGRQLRALDAGVDVVVATPGRALDHIARGTLRLGALATVVLDEADEMLDMGFAEDIEAILEHAPAGRQTVLFSATMPARIDGLARKHLTDPERIQIERERPVAGEAPRVRQSAYIVARAHKPAALGRVLDVESPTAAIVFCRSREEVDRLTETMNGRGYRAEALHGGMSQEQRDRVMGRLRSGTADLLVATDVAARGLDVEQLTHVVNYDVPSAPESYVHRIGRVGRAGREGVAITLAEPREHRMLKTIERVTGQRIAVDKIPTVADLRTRRLELTQAALRESLLEDDLEPVRAIVESLTDEFDLMEVALAAVRLAHEATLPGTADEEEEIPQVAVRAPRETRPGYEGRDRRGGARPRAGGTTQVFIGLGRRAGVRPQDLVGAITGETGVSGRDIGSIEIADRFSLVEVPYGVADEVIQGLRGSTIKGRKATVRRDRDGDGGGERRFDGDRRERRGRDGDGGERRERRDRW comes from the coding sequence ATGAGTTCCGCACCAACCCCGACCGATCCCGCCACCCCCGCCGAGGACGAGGCCGCCGCCTTCGCGGACCTCGGGCTGCGCACCGAACTGCTGAACGCGCTGGCCGCCCTCGGCTACGAGGAGCCGACCCCGATCCAGCGCGAGGCGATCCCACCGCTGCTCGCCGGCCGGGATCTGCTGGGGCAGGCGGCGACCGGCACCGGCAAGACCGCCGCGTTCGCCCTGCCGCTGTTGCAGCGGATGCCCGACGACCGGCCCGGCGGGGACCCGGTGTCGCTGGTGCTGGTGCCCACGCGGGAGCTGGCCGTGCAGGTCTCCGAGGCGTTCCACCGCTACGGCAAGGACCTGGGCGCCCGGGTGCTGCCGATCTACGGCGGCCAGCCGATCGGCCGGCAGCTGCGCGCCCTCGACGCCGGCGTGGACGTGGTGGTGGCGACCCCGGGCCGGGCGCTGGACCACATCGCCCGGGGCACCCTGCGGCTGGGCGCGCTGGCCACCGTGGTGCTCGACGAAGCGGACGAGATGCTCGACATGGGCTTCGCCGAGGACATCGAGGCGATCCTGGAGCACGCCCCAGCCGGCCGGCAGACAGTGCTCTTCTCGGCCACCATGCCGGCCCGGATCGACGGGCTGGCCCGCAAGCACCTCACCGACCCGGAGCGCATCCAGATCGAGCGCGAGCGGCCGGTCGCCGGCGAGGCGCCGCGGGTGCGGCAGAGCGCGTACATCGTGGCGCGGGCGCACAAGCCGGCGGCGCTGGGCCGCGTGCTCGACGTGGAGTCGCCGACCGCGGCGATCGTGTTCTGCCGCAGCCGGGAGGAGGTGGACCGGCTCACCGAGACAATGAACGGCCGGGGCTACCGGGCCGAGGCGCTGCACGGCGGGATGAGCCAGGAGCAGCGCGACCGGGTGATGGGCAGGCTGCGGTCGGGCACCGCCGACCTGCTGGTGGCCACCGACGTGGCGGCCCGCGGCCTGGACGTGGAGCAGCTCACCCACGTGGTCAACTACGACGTCCCGTCGGCGCCCGAGTCGTACGTGCACCGGATCGGCCGGGTGGGCCGCGCCGGGCGGGAGGGCGTGGCCATCACCCTGGCCGAGCCGCGCGAGCACCGGATGCTCAAGACCATCGAGCGGGTCACCGGCCAGCGGATCGCGGTCGACAAGATCCCCACGGTGGCGGACCTGCGCACCCGGCGGCTGGAGCTGACCCAGGCGGCGCTCCGGGAGTCGCTGCTGGAGGACGACCTGGAGCCCGTGCGGGCGATCGTCGAGTCGCTGACCGACGAGTTCGACCTCATGGAGGTCGCGCTGGCCGCGGTGCGGCTGGCCCACGAGGCCACCCTGCCCGGCACGGCCGACGAGGAGGAGGAGATCCCGCAGGTCGCGGTCCGCGCGCCCCGGGAGACCCGACCGGGGTACGAGGGCCGGGACCGGCGCGGTGGCGCGCGTCCCCGCGCCGGGGGCACCACACAGGTGTTCATCGGGCTGGGCCGGCGCGCCGGGGTCCGCCCGCAGGACCTGGTCGGCGCGATCACCGGGGAGACCGGGGTCAGCGGCCGGGACATCGGCTCGATCGAGATCGCCGACCGGTTCTCCCTGGTCGAGGTCCCGTACGGGGTCGCCGACGAGGTGATCCAGGGATTGCGCGGCAGCAC
- a CDS encoding sensor histidine kinase encodes MTVDSADRRLRRARQLTLVSLATNVGTTLLLPGVGLAREPDPLRLALGLVGLAAVTAAQAAVLHAAVTPWLAARSRRRRHAALAVAALLSLPLVGPVAAGAWPTWAWLGASLVGMSPLLFRPLPALLAAAAVLGVSAAVTQATGGPARAALLVTGGVGAGIAAVTWLQVWFWDLLVEARQGQAAGARLAAAEERLRFARDVHDLLGHDLTVIALKAELAERLAPVDAARAGREAAEVRRLAGSALTRVREAVHGYRAVDLAEQLAAVGEVLRSSGVRCTVVPPAGELPAPVAADLAAVAREAGTNVLRHSRADWCRIELTREDDLVTMTVRNDGAGGAGPDGLSGGLRGLADRLAPAGGSVRAYAEDGVFHLVATVPVAS; translated from the coding sequence ATGACTGTCGACTCCGCGGACCGCCGGCTGCGGCGGGCCCGGCAGCTCACGCTGGTGTCGCTGGCGACGAACGTCGGGACCACCCTGCTGCTGCCCGGCGTCGGGCTGGCCCGCGAGCCGGACCCGCTGCGGCTGGCGCTCGGCCTGGTGGGGCTCGCCGCCGTCACCGCCGCCCAGGCGGCGGTGCTGCACGCGGCGGTCACCCCCTGGCTCGCCGCGCGGTCCCGGCGCCGCCGGCACGCCGCGCTGGCGGTGGCCGCCCTGCTCAGCCTGCCGCTGGTCGGCCCGGTCGCCGCCGGCGCCTGGCCGACCTGGGCCTGGCTGGGCGCGTCGCTGGTCGGCATGTCCCCGCTGCTGTTCCGGCCGCTGCCCGCCCTGCTCGCGGCGGCGGCCGTGCTCGGCGTCTCGGCCGCGGTGACGCAGGCGACCGGCGGGCCGGCGCGCGCCGCCCTGCTCGTCACCGGCGGCGTCGGCGCCGGGATCGCGGCGGTCACCTGGCTCCAGGTGTGGTTCTGGGACCTGCTCGTCGAGGCGCGGCAGGGGCAGGCCGCCGGGGCCCGGCTCGCCGCCGCCGAGGAGCGGCTGCGCTTCGCCCGGGACGTGCACGACCTGCTCGGCCACGACCTCACCGTCATCGCGCTCAAGGCCGAGCTGGCCGAGCGGCTGGCGCCCGTCGACGCCGCCCGGGCCGGGCGGGAGGCCGCCGAGGTCCGCCGGCTCGCCGGGTCCGCCCTGACCCGGGTACGCGAGGCCGTGCACGGCTACCGGGCCGTCGACCTGGCCGAGCAGCTGGCCGCGGTGGGGGAGGTGCTGCGCTCCAGCGGGGTGCGCTGCACCGTGGTGCCGCCGGCCGGCGAGCTGCCCGCGCCGGTCGCCGCCGACCTGGCCGCCGTGGCGCGCGAGGCCGGGACGAACGTGCTGCGGCACAGCCGGGCCGACTGGTGCCGGATCGAGCTGACCCGGGAGGACGACCTGGTGACCATGACGGTACGCAACGACGGCGCCGGCGGCGCCGGCCCGGACGGGCTCAGCGGCGGCCTGCGCGGGCTGGCCGACCGGCTGGCCCCGGCCGGCGGGAGTGTCCGCGCGTACGCCGAGGACGGGGTGTTCCACCTGGTGGCGACCGTGCCGGTGGCCTCGTGA
- a CDS encoding response regulator transcription factor translates to MIRVLLADDEELIRLALAALLDLEPDIDVVAHAADGRAALDAALAHRPDVAVLDLEMPAPGGVQVAAELARVLPDCATVILTGHGRPAHLRPALAAGARGFLAKGAPGGALADVIRRVHAGARYVDPALAAEALTLPECPLTPRELETLRLAELGTPVAVIARRTHLAAGTVRNHLAACVQKLGAADRAEAVRRAREAGWL, encoded by the coding sequence GTGATCCGGGTGCTGCTGGCCGACGACGAGGAGCTGATCCGGCTCGCCCTCGCGGCCCTGCTCGACCTGGAGCCGGACATCGACGTGGTGGCGCACGCCGCCGACGGCCGTGCCGCCCTCGACGCGGCGCTGGCCCACCGGCCCGACGTGGCCGTGCTGGACCTGGAGATGCCGGCGCCCGGCGGGGTCCAGGTCGCCGCCGAGCTGGCCCGCGTGCTGCCCGACTGCGCCACGGTGATCCTCACCGGGCACGGCCGGCCCGCCCACCTCCGGCCGGCGCTGGCCGCGGGTGCGCGCGGGTTCCTGGCCAAGGGCGCGCCGGGCGGCGCGCTGGCCGACGTGATCCGTCGGGTGCACGCCGGCGCCCGGTACGTCGACCCGGCCCTCGCCGCCGAGGCGCTGACCCTGCCGGAGTGCCCGCTCACCCCGCGGGAGCTGGAGACGCTGCGCCTGGCCGAGCTGGGCACCCCGGTCGCGGTGATCGCCCGGCGGACCCACCTGGCGGCCGGGACGGTCCGCAACCACCTGGCGGCGTGCGTGCAGAAGCTCGGCGCGGCCGACCGGGCCGAGGCGGTCCGGCGGGCCCGCGAGGCCGGCTGGCTCTGA
- a CDS encoding ArsR/SmtB family transcription factor → MTTRTDGRALAGLAALLADPTRAGFCLALLDGRAWTAGELARSAGVAPSTASDHLTRLVRGGLLVEERQGRHRYVRLADPSVAQLVEDLAGRAPAPATPPRTLRAASAQASLAYARTCYDHLAGRLGVLVHDALLARGVLDSSGGLAVTPAGIAWLADLGVPVAPLRAARRPLVRDCLDWTERRPHLAGALGAALCRRFLDLGWTARGTGRALRVTPAGRPALAEALALDPAALAPPARDTGPARA, encoded by the coding sequence ATGACCACCCGCACCGACGGCCGCGCGCTGGCCGGGCTCGCCGCGCTGCTCGCCGACCCCACCCGGGCCGGCTTCTGCCTCGCCCTGCTCGACGGTCGGGCCTGGACGGCGGGCGAGCTGGCCCGGTCCGCCGGGGTCGCGCCCTCCACCGCGAGCGACCACCTCACCCGGCTGGTCCGCGGCGGGCTGCTCGTCGAGGAACGGCAGGGCCGGCACCGCTACGTCCGCCTCGCCGACCCGTCGGTGGCCCAGCTCGTCGAGGACCTGGCCGGCAGGGCGCCCGCCCCGGCGACCCCGCCCCGCACGTTGCGCGCCGCGTCGGCCCAGGCGTCCCTCGCGTACGCCCGGACCTGCTACGACCACCTGGCCGGCCGGCTCGGCGTACTCGTGCACGACGCCCTGCTCGCCCGCGGCGTGCTCGACAGTTCCGGCGGCCTGGCGGTGACCCCGGCCGGGATCGCCTGGCTGGCCGACCTCGGCGTGCCCGTCGCGCCGCTGCGCGCCGCCCGCAGGCCCCTGGTCCGGGACTGCCTGGACTGGACCGAGCGCCGCCCCCACCTGGCCGGCGCGCTGGGCGCCGCGCTCTGCCGGCGCTTCCTCGACCTCGGCTGGACCGCGCGCGGCACCGGCCGGGCCCTCCGGGTCACCCCGGCCGGCCGCCCCGCCCTGGCCGAGGCCCTCGCGCTCGACCCGGCCGCCCTGGCCCCGCCCGCCCGGGACACCGGCCCCGCCCGCGCCTGA
- a CDS encoding family 43 glycosylhydrolase: protein MGHLHRGGVLAAALALLLTTTTAAAPAAGADRYRNPVSAGFADTFADPAVVRGDDGLWYAFGTSDPLREGERRAHRVPIARSADLVDWTYVGDAFAPDQRPSFAAPGAAFWAPDVRRIADRWVMYVTVTDTTVSGDTFDTAIGAATAPTPAGPWTFADEPVVAPRPGGGGGYLWTIDPSQFTDVDGRSYLYYGSYYGGISVTELSADGLRAVGASTLVAIDNKFEGGYVLRHDGWYWLFASTANCCAGPATGYSVQVGRARDPRGPFVDREGQRLDVSRAGGTPVLTQNGNRWIGTGHNAVLTDLSGQDWIAYHAIDRADPYLDEPFGINERPMLLDRLDWVDGWPTVNAGAGPSEEPRSAPVTTGRVDARFDTADLHDWRSGTGDWRVTGGVLAGTGTLTSRTGLGGDVRAEADLRLSGAETAGLRLGTVDVTVGGGRLTARQSGGATASVPLPAGLDLTDRHNLAVEVRGRHLVAELSPARLGDQLAVVTLALTRPAAGPLALRAEGGAAEFDNVSAARLYRPVRHTVAPPRVGPVLPEYSDEFTDGLDPAWQWIRPNPAATVTGGALRWPVESSDLVGTGNTAGILLRDAPAGDYVAETKVTLDLGEDVVRNYQQAGLVAYVDDDRFARLAQVAIWNTRQVEYGYELPFAGQPVYGGSIVGTPATTTWLRLAHHVDPVSGEHEFRAGSSRDGTHWTWGAVWTFPADTTPRIGLVAHGGATPAVTAEFDYLRFHR, encoded by the coding sequence ATGGGACACCTCCACCGCGGCGGCGTGCTCGCCGCCGCACTCGCTCTGCTCCTGACGACGACAACGGCCGCCGCACCGGCCGCCGGGGCCGACCGCTACCGGAACCCGGTCTCGGCCGGCTTCGCCGACACCTTCGCCGACCCGGCCGTGGTCCGCGGCGACGACGGCCTCTGGTACGCCTTCGGCACCTCCGACCCGCTGCGCGAGGGCGAACGCCGGGCGCACCGGGTGCCGATCGCCCGCTCCGCCGACCTGGTCGACTGGACCTACGTGGGCGACGCGTTCGCCCCGGACCAGCGACCGTCCTTCGCCGCGCCCGGTGCGGCGTTCTGGGCGCCCGACGTGCGCCGGATCGCCGACCGCTGGGTGATGTACGTGACCGTCACCGACACCACCGTCTCCGGCGACACCTTCGACACCGCGATCGGGGCGGCCACCGCGCCCACCCCGGCCGGACCGTGGACGTTCGCCGACGAGCCCGTCGTCGCCCCGCGTCCGGGCGGGGGCGGCGGCTACCTGTGGACCATCGACCCCAGCCAGTTCACCGACGTCGACGGCCGGTCCTACCTGTACTACGGCAGCTACTACGGCGGCATCTCGGTCACCGAACTCTCCGCCGACGGGCTGCGCGCGGTCGGCGCGTCCACCCTGGTCGCCATCGACAACAAGTTCGAGGGCGGCTACGTGCTGCGCCACGACGGCTGGTACTGGCTGTTCGCCTCCACGGCGAACTGCTGCGCCGGCCCGGCCACCGGCTACTCCGTACAGGTCGGCCGGGCCCGCGACCCGCGCGGCCCGTTCGTGGACCGGGAGGGCCAGCGGCTCGACGTGTCCCGGGCCGGCGGCACGCCGGTGCTCACCCAGAACGGCAACCGCTGGATCGGCACCGGGCACAACGCCGTGCTCACCGACCTGTCCGGGCAGGACTGGATCGCCTACCACGCGATCGACCGGGCCGATCCGTACCTGGACGAGCCGTTCGGGATCAACGAGCGGCCGATGCTGCTGGACCGCCTCGACTGGGTGGACGGCTGGCCGACCGTCAACGCGGGCGCCGGGCCCTCCGAGGAGCCCCGCTCCGCGCCGGTCACCACCGGCCGGGTCGACGCCCGCTTCGACACCGCCGACCTGCACGACTGGCGGAGCGGCACGGGCGACTGGCGGGTGACCGGCGGCGTCCTCGCCGGCACCGGCACGCTGACCAGCCGGACCGGGCTCGGCGGCGACGTGCGGGCCGAGGCCGACCTGCGGCTGTCCGGCGCGGAGACGGCCGGGCTGCGGCTCGGGACGGTGGACGTCACGGTCGGCGGCGGCCGGCTGACCGCCCGGCAGAGCGGCGGCGCCACGGCGAGCGTGCCGCTGCCCGCCGGGCTCGACCTCACCGACCGGCACAACCTGGCCGTGGAGGTACGCGGCCGGCACCTCGTCGCCGAGCTGAGCCCGGCCCGCCTCGGCGACCAGCTCGCCGTGGTGACGCTGGCGCTGACCCGGCCGGCGGCCGGCCCGCTCGCGCTGCGCGCCGAGGGCGGCGCGGCCGAGTTCGACAACGTGAGCGCGGCCCGCCTGTACCGGCCGGTCCGGCACACCGTCGCCCCGCCCCGGGTCGGCCCGGTGCTCCCGGAATACTCCGACGAGTTCACCGACGGGCTCGACCCGGCCTGGCAGTGGATCCGGCCCAACCCGGCCGCCACCGTCACCGGCGGCGCGCTGCGCTGGCCGGTCGAGTCGAGCGACCTCGTCGGCACCGGCAACACGGCCGGGATCCTGCTGCGCGACGCGCCCGCGGGCGACTACGTGGCGGAGACGAAGGTGACCCTCGACCTGGGTGAGGACGTGGTCCGCAACTACCAGCAGGCGGGTCTCGTGGCGTACGTGGACGACGACCGGTTCGCCCGGCTAGCCCAGGTGGCCATCTGGAACACCCGCCAGGTCGAGTACGGCTACGAGCTGCCCTTCGCCGGCCAGCCCGTCTACGGCGGCAGCATCGTCGGCACCCCGGCCACCACCACCTGGCTGCGGCTGGCCCACCACGTCGACCCGGTCAGCGGCGAGCACGAGTTCCGGGCCGGGTCCAGCCGGGACGGCACGCACTGGACGTGGGGCGCCGTGTGGACCTTCCCGGCCGACACCACTCCCCGGATCGGCCTCGTCGCGCACGGCGGCGCCACCCCGGCGGTGACCGCGGAGTTCGACTACCTGCGGTTCCACCGCTGA
- a CDS encoding 2'-5' RNA ligase family protein, protein MRTVELLCSPELDEAVRAAWDRLAAAGLPSLARNAHPTNRPHLTLASVDEFPAGAEQRLADLCDAALPLPARLDRVAVLDGSAPLVWLVRPTPQLVALHGAVWDVLAGAPGPHPWHLPGRWVPHLSLALRFRDADRRRARAVTGPERPGGEFVAARSYDSDTRTVSELAPACPRPGA, encoded by the coding sequence GTGCGTACTGTCGAACTCCTCTGCTCGCCGGAGCTGGACGAGGCGGTACGGGCGGCCTGGGACCGACTCGCCGCCGCCGGCCTGCCCAGCCTGGCCCGCAACGCGCACCCGACGAACCGGCCGCACCTCACCCTCGCATCGGTCGACGAATTCCCGGCCGGCGCCGAGCAACGCCTCGCCGACCTCTGCGACGCGGCGCTGCCGTTGCCGGCCCGGCTGGACCGGGTGGCGGTCCTCGACGGCAGCGCCCCGCTGGTCTGGCTGGTCCGCCCGACTCCGCAGCTCGTCGCCCTGCACGGCGCCGTCTGGGACGTGCTCGCCGGTGCGCCCGGTCCGCACCCGTGGCACCTGCCGGGCCGCTGGGTGCCGCACCTGAGCCTGGCGCTGCGGTTCCGCGACGCCGACCGCCGCCGGGCCCGGGCGGTCACCGGACCGGAGCGGCCCGGCGGGGAGTTCGTGGCCGCACGCAGCTACGACAGCGACACGCGGACGGTCAGCGAGTTGGCCCCGGCCTGCCCGCGTCCCGGCGCCTGA
- a CDS encoding cytochrome P450 — translation MSWPTIPPDPDTPPCGPPVPVDGGWVVTRHADVVAVLTDPRYVVPVAPGGPPGTLAWLRGTVSRFSAPDRHPGRRALGVAALRDLDPDELVAAAARLTTQTLDRLAAERTSDRGEAAGRVEVMGPLARRVPLEVLAARLGLADPAAAVPAVTAVAAAYHPGADPAAVALADRAVAVLLAMSPPAPAEAAANRVGLLVQAADATAGLIGAAVRHGLAAPAALGTADLLAEVLRLDPPVRATRRVATGATRLAGRDIGPDAALLLRFDAANRDPAVHEDPDRFHPPAGEQADRAGRPAGAGPKGHLAVARRPGRALTFGAGPRGCPGERHALALAAGVVEVLRARCRPAGTPVRYAPHPTLRVPTSIEVMFR, via the coding sequence ATGAGCTGGCCGACGATCCCGCCCGACCCCGACACGCCCCCCTGCGGGCCCCCCGTTCCCGTCGACGGCGGCTGGGTGGTCACCCGCCACGCCGACGTGGTCGCCGTGCTGACCGATCCCCGGTACGTGGTGCCCGTCGCGCCCGGCGGCCCGCCCGGCACCCTGGCCTGGCTGCGCGGGACGGTCAGCCGGTTCAGCGCCCCGGACCGGCATCCCGGCCGGCGCGCGCTCGGGGTGGCCGCGCTCCGCGACCTCGACCCGGACGAGTTGGTCGCCGCCGCCGCCCGCCTGACCACGCAGACGCTGGACCGGCTCGCCGCCGAGAGGACCAGCGATCGCGGCGAGGCGGCGGGCCGGGTGGAGGTGATGGGCCCGCTCGCGCGGCGCGTACCCCTGGAGGTGCTGGCGGCGCGGCTCGGCCTGGCCGACCCGGCGGCGGCCGTGCCGGCGGTGACCGCGGTGGCCGCCGCCTACCACCCCGGCGCCGACCCGGCCGCCGTGGCGCTCGCCGACCGGGCGGTGGCCGTGCTGCTGGCGATGTCGCCGCCGGCCCCGGCCGAGGCCGCCGCGAACCGGGTCGGGCTGCTCGTGCAGGCCGCCGACGCGACCGCCGGGCTGATCGGCGCCGCCGTCCGGCACGGGCTCGCGGCGCCGGCCGCGCTCGGCACGGCCGACCTGCTCGCCGAGGTGCTGCGCCTGGACCCGCCGGTCCGCGCCACCCGCCGGGTCGCCACCGGCGCGACCCGCCTGGCCGGCCGGGACATCGGGCCGGACGCCGCGCTGCTGCTCCGCTTCGACGCGGCCAACCGGGACCCCGCCGTCCACGAGGACCCGGACCGGTTCCATCCCCCTGCCGGGGAACAGGCCGACCGCGCCGGCCGCCCCGCAGGCGCGGGGCCGAAGGGCCACCTGGCGGTCGCCCGCCGTCCCGGGCGGGCGCTGACCTTCGGCGCCGGGCCCCGGGGCTGCCCGGGGGAGCGGCACGCCCTCGCCCTCGCCGCCGGCGTGGTCGAGGTGCTGCGCGCGCGGTGCCGGCCCGCCGGAACGCCCGTCCGCTACGCCCCGCACCCCACCCTGCGTGTCCCGACCAGCATCGAGGTGATGTTCCGATGA
- a CDS encoding isocitrate lyase/PEP mutase family protein produces the protein MNDRAAAFHALHRPGRPLLLPNAWDHASAAALAARGHPAVGTTSLGVAAAAGKPDGTGATRSETFDLARRLRGVPVLLTVDIEDGFGDDPAAVAGYVAELAALGAVGVNLEDGRPDGTLAPVELAAAKIAAVRAAVPGLFVNARTDAWWLGVPDPLPAALERAAAYRAAGADGLFVPGAPDDTVALLVAEAGLPLNVLHRPGGPDLAALGRLGVARVSTGSLLFRAALGAALHLADAVRAGGDAGLPPAPDYAWVRDLSAG, from the coding sequence ATGAACGACCGCGCCGCCGCCTTCCACGCCCTGCACCGGCCGGGCCGGCCCCTGTTGCTGCCCAACGCCTGGGACCACGCGTCCGCCGCGGCGCTGGCGGCCCGGGGTCACCCGGCCGTCGGCACGACAAGCCTCGGGGTGGCCGCGGCCGCCGGAAAGCCGGACGGGACCGGGGCGACCCGGAGCGAGACCTTCGACCTGGCCCGCCGGCTGCGGGGCGTGCCGGTGCTGCTCACCGTCGACATCGAGGACGGCTTCGGTGACGACCCGGCGGCGGTGGCCGGGTACGTCGCCGAGCTGGCCGCGCTCGGCGCGGTCGGTGTGAACCTGGAGGACGGGCGCCCGGACGGCACGCTCGCGCCCGTGGAGCTCGCCGCCGCCAAGATCGCGGCGGTCCGGGCGGCCGTGCCGGGGCTGTTCGTCAACGCCCGCACCGACGCCTGGTGGCTGGGCGTGCCCGACCCGCTGCCGGCGGCCCTCGAACGGGCCGCGGCGTACCGGGCGGCGGGCGCGGACGGGCTGTTCGTCCCGGGCGCGCCCGACGACACGGTCGCGTTGCTGGTGGCCGAGGCGGGGCTGCCCCTCAACGTCCTGCACCGCCCGGGCGGGCCGGACCTGGCCGCGCTGGGCCGGCTCGGGGTGGCCCGGGTCAGCACCGGCTCGCTGCTGTTCCGCGCCGCCCTCGGCGCCGCGCTGCACCTGGCCGACGCGGTCCGCGCCGGCGGCGACGCCGGCCTGCCGCCCGCGCCGGATTACGCCTGGGTGCGGGACCTCTCGGCGGGATGA
- a CDS encoding asparagine synthetase B family protein — MCGIALSIGPEADPATFRRMLAVLAPRGEVTETRQEDGLLTGVRRLRVVDRERAVQPWVSPDERHVLCYNGEVFNHHELRAELTRLGYEFRTTGDTEVVLAAFRHWGEEAVRRLRGEYAFVVVERATGRAYLARDPLGVKPLYWSRGPGCLHLASEVKALVGHGAPISEVPPGHHGWAEPDGPVRLRPYVDLLTLGAGLPVIDDPDEAALLVRVALTDSMRVRLDTDLTVGVVLSGGLDSSLALLHARQLHPDCVAVTVGVPDSPDVAYARRLAADLGVPHEVVELRPRDIRLADVREAIRISELTEYGDIINAVVSVPIFRRLRELGVKVVLTGDGSDELFGGYPMYHQVGPERSRRLFLHKIRNLCRTELQRVDRASMGHGVEARVPFLDLSVVELAMRLPLDLKLRDGQEKWIVRRAFADLLPDYIRRRPKNPMSYSSGLHERARLYKPLFARLHRSFGYQLLEPVRRDFDSVLTRCGNDLDRAIADGLARPDYTVLEHARDLVGAARWNAAPVVRRLVGPRAVRRVASRP; from the coding sequence ATGTGCGGCATCGCGCTGAGCATCGGCCCCGAGGCCGACCCGGCCACCTTCCGCCGGATGCTGGCCGTCCTCGCCCCGCGCGGCGAGGTGACCGAGACCCGGCAGGAGGACGGCCTGCTCACCGGCGTACGCCGGCTGCGGGTGGTGGACCGCGAACGGGCGGTGCAGCCCTGGGTCTCGCCCGACGAGCGGCACGTGCTCTGCTACAACGGCGAGGTCTTCAACCACCACGAGCTGCGTGCGGAGCTGACCCGGCTCGGGTACGAGTTCCGCACCACCGGCGACACCGAGGTGGTGCTCGCCGCGTTCCGCCACTGGGGCGAGGAGGCGGTGCGCCGGCTGCGCGGCGAGTACGCCTTCGTGGTGGTGGAGCGGGCCACCGGCCGGGCGTACCTGGCGCGGGACCCGCTCGGGGTGAAGCCGCTCTACTGGTCCCGTGGCCCCGGCTGCCTGCACCTCGCCTCCGAGGTCAAGGCCCTGGTCGGGCACGGCGCGCCGATCAGCGAGGTGCCGCCCGGGCACCACGGCTGGGCCGAGCCCGACGGGCCGGTCCGGCTGCGCCCGTACGTCGACCTGCTCACCCTGGGCGCCGGGCTGCCGGTGATCGACGACCCGGACGAGGCCGCCCTGCTCGTCCGTGTCGCGCTCACCGACAGCATGCGGGTACGGCTGGACACCGACCTCACCGTCGGCGTGGTGCTCTCCGGCGGCCTGGACAGCTCGCTGGCGCTGCTGCACGCGCGGCAGCTGCACCCGGACTGCGTGGCGGTCACGGTCGGCGTGCCGGACAGCCCCGACGTGGCGTACGCCCGGCGGCTCGCCGCCGACCTGGGCGTGCCGCACGAGGTGGTCGAGCTGCGCCCGCGCGACATCCGGCTGGCCGACGTGCGGGAGGCGATCCGGATCTCGGAGCTGACCGAGTACGGCGACATCATCAACGCGGTGGTCTCGGTGCCGATCTTCCGGCGGCTGCGGGAGCTGGGCGTGAAGGTGGTGCTCACCGGCGACGGCTCGGACGAGCTGTTCGGCGGCTATCCGATGTACCACCAGGTCGGCCCGGAACGGTCCCGCCGGCTCTTCCTCCACAAGATCCGCAACCTGTGCCGCACTGAGCTGCAACGGGTGGACCGGGCCAGCATGGGTCACGGCGTGGAGGCCCGGGTGCCCTTCCTCGACCTCAGCGTCGTCGAGCTGGCCATGCGGCTGCCGCTGGACCTGAAGCTGCGCGACGGGCAGGAGAAGTGGATCGTCCGGCGGGCCTTCGCCGACCTGCTGCCCGACTACATCCGGCGGCGGCCGAAGAACCCCATGTCGTACTCGTCGGGGCTGCACGAGCGGGCCCGCCTCTACAAGCCGCTCTTCGCCCGGCTGCACCGCTCCTTCGGCTACCAGCTGCTCGAACCCGTCCGGCGCGACTTCGACAGCGTGCTCACCCGGTGCGGCAACGACCTGGACCGCGCCATCGCCGACGGGCTGGCCCGGCCGGACTACACGGTGCTGGAGCACGCCCGGGACCTGGTCGGCGCGGCGAGGTGGAACGCCGCGCCGGTGGTCCGCCGGCTGGTCGGCCCGCGCGCCGTGCGGCGCGTCGCGTCCCGCCCGTGA